A part of Pseudomonadota bacterium genomic DNA contains:
- a CDS encoding ABC transporter permease: MAEAPLQAAIARLPIGRRHPAFRDAGFLVGCAIVAGLAMVAVLADVIAPHDPYSQSLIRRLRPPVWYSGGSWTYPLGTDAFGRDYLSRLIHGTRISLAVGAAAASIAGLIGASLGVVAGYAGGIVDRVASYVISTRLALPSLLIALAILQVGGSGLGIVILVLGLTHWDRFAVVMRTVTRQVESQDYITRARTMGCSDWRIITRDVVPNVFSHFVVVFTLEMAQCILATAILSFLGLGIQAPEPSWGLMMAEGRTWLTTAPWLTTAAGLALMLLVLAINLVGDGLRARLTPERRH; this comes from the coding sequence ATGGCGGAAGCCCCACTACAGGCTGCAATCGCCCGCCTCCCGATCGGCCGGCGCCATCCCGCTTTCCGCGACGCGGGCTTCCTTGTCGGCTGCGCGATCGTCGCCGGCCTCGCAATGGTCGCCGTGTTGGCGGACGTCATCGCCCCGCACGATCCCTATTCTCAGAGCCTGATCCGGCGCTTGCGGCCTCCGGTTTGGTACTCGGGTGGTAGCTGGACCTACCCGCTCGGCACCGATGCCTTCGGGCGCGACTATCTCTCCCGATTGATCCACGGCACCCGCATTTCGCTCGCCGTCGGTGCCGCCGCGGCGAGCATCGCCGGCCTGATCGGGGCCAGCCTCGGCGTCGTCGCTGGCTATGCCGGCGGCATCGTCGACCGGGTCGCCTCCTACGTCATCTCCACGCGGCTGGCACTCCCCTCGCTCTTGATCGCGCTGGCGATCCTGCAGGTCGGCGGCAGCGGCCTCGGCATCGTGATCCTGGTTCTGGGCCTGACCCACTGGGACCGCTTCGCGGTCGTCATGCGCACGGTCACGCGCCAGGTGGAGAGCCAAGACTACATTACGCGTGCCCGCACCATGGGGTGCTCCGATTGGCGGATCATCACCCGTGATGTCGTGCCCAATGTATTCAGCCATTTCGTCGTCGTGTTCACCTTAGAGATGGCCCAGTGCATCCTGGCGACCGCGATCCTGAGCTTCCTCGGGCTCGGCATCCAGGCGCCGGAGCCGTCCTGGGGCCTGATGATGGCCGAGGGCCGCACCTGGCTTACGACCGCACCCTGGCTCACCACCGCCGCCGGGCTGGCACTCATGCTGCTGGTGCTGGCGATCAACCTCGTCGGCGATGGACTGCGCGCCAGATTGACCCCGGAGCGACGCCATTGA
- a CDS encoding ABC transporter permease — MVDYIVRKIWESLLVCITVSIATFALIHWTGDLAMSIGGMEASREEVERIRAFYGFDRSLIAQYLGWAGRVVLGDFGASFFSHEDVFRMIVGRLPVTVILAVASLSLALIAAVPLGVLAANRTGSFTDRVCLAVGVLGQAMPSYWSALLLILLFGVKLQILPISGTDSWRNFVLPSLALAWFVMPVLMRLTRAGMIEALGSDYIRTARAKGLPSRVVLFKHALRNAILPVVSVAMVQFGFLLGGSIVIESVFALNGIGLLAWNAIQRSDFPVTQAIVMIVAALFVLLNLLADLLNGLLDPRIRMT, encoded by the coding sequence ATGGTCGACTACATCGTCCGCAAGATCTGGGAGAGCCTGCTCGTCTGCATAACGGTGTCGATCGCCACCTTTGCGCTCATTCATTGGACCGGCGATCTGGCGATGTCGATCGGCGGGATGGAGGCCAGCCGCGAGGAGGTCGAGCGCATTCGAGCCTTCTACGGATTCGACCGGAGCCTCATCGCCCAATATCTCGGCTGGGCCGGCCGGGTGGTGCTGGGCGACTTCGGCGCCTCGTTCTTCTCGCACGAAGACGTGTTCCGGATGATTGTCGGCAGGCTGCCGGTCACCGTCATTCTCGCCGTTGCGTCCCTGTCGCTGGCCCTCATCGCGGCCGTGCCGCTGGGCGTGCTGGCCGCCAACCGCACGGGGTCGTTCACCGACCGGGTATGCCTTGCCGTCGGCGTTCTCGGCCAAGCGATGCCCTCCTACTGGTCGGCGTTGCTGCTCATCCTCTTGTTCGGCGTGAAGCTGCAGATCCTGCCCATATCCGGAACCGATAGCTGGCGAAATTTCGTTCTGCCCAGCCTGGCGCTCGCCTGGTTCGTCATGCCGGTGCTCATGCGGCTCACCCGCGCCGGGATGATCGAGGCGCTGGGATCGGACTACATCCGCACCGCACGGGCGAAGGGCTTGCCGTCGCGCGTCGTCCTCTTCAAGCACGCTCTCCGCAATGCCATCCTTCCGGTCGTGTCGGTCGCCATGGTGCAATTCGGGTTCCTGCTCGGCGGCTCGATCGTGATCGAGAGCGTGTTCGCCCTGAACGGCATCGGGCTCTTGGCCTGGAACGCCATCCAGCGCTCGGACTTTCCCGTGACCCAGGCGATCGTCATGATCGTCGCGGCCTTGTTCGTGCTCCTCAATCTGCTGGCGGATCTGTTGAACGGCCTCTTGGATCCACGCATTCGCATGACCTGA
- a CDS encoding carboxypeptidase family protein, whose translation MTISVNGTIPDGTIEVVEATDPGNIRLRLVRDQDSPHFGRYHFRAIGVRGVDCTFHLTNAGETLANRLASHRDLENRWTNTGAVASYDRRRWFRVPGRFDGQAFIFRHRPDFDVCYYASWAPYSLERMHDLTARAQLSPRVRLASIGRTVNGADIDMLTVGTAGPDKKNVWIIAFQHTSETQSGYFLEGFLERMLDLHDPIVRRLLDEAVFHVVPNMNPDGLQQVRFRTNALGVNLNREWAAPSLERSPEVFHVRNRMEAIGVDFCLDCHADAELRCNFLGGPLEIPSRSERLKGLFNQFERAWAAASPDYELGHPYPGGSPEKADLSMAWNWIAERFNCLSMLLEQPFKDTSWWQDAVQGWSPERSTRFGATLPAAIYGVVHSLR comes from the coding sequence ATGACGATCTCAGTGAACGGCACCATTCCCGACGGGACCATCGAGGTGGTCGAGGCGACCGACCCCGGCAACATCAGGCTTCGGCTCGTCCGCGATCAGGACTCGCCGCATTTCGGCCGCTACCATTTCAGGGCCATCGGCGTCCGCGGTGTCGACTGCACCTTTCACCTGACGAATGCCGGCGAGACGCTCGCCAACCGGTTGGCGAGCCACCGCGACCTCGAGAACCGCTGGACCAATACCGGCGCCGTCGCCTCCTACGACCGGCGCCGTTGGTTTCGGGTGCCGGGACGTTTCGACGGCCAAGCCTTCATCTTTCGCCACCGGCCGGACTTCGACGTCTGCTACTACGCCTCCTGGGCGCCCTACTCCTTGGAGCGGATGCACGATTTGACCGCCCGCGCGCAGCTCTCGCCCCGGGTCCGCTTGGCCTCGATCGGCCGCACCGTCAACGGCGCCGACATCGATATGCTGACCGTCGGAACGGCCGGGCCCGACAAGAAGAATGTGTGGATCATCGCCTTCCAGCACACCTCGGAAACCCAGAGCGGCTATTTCCTCGAGGGCTTCCTCGAGCGCATGCTGGACCTGCATGACCCGATCGTGCGCCGGCTTCTGGACGAGGCGGTGTTCCATGTCGTGCCCAACATGAATCCCGATGGCTTGCAGCAAGTTCGCTTCCGCACCAACGCGCTCGGCGTCAATCTCAACCGCGAATGGGCCGCCCCCAGCCTCGAGCGCAGCCCGGAGGTCTTCCATGTGCGCAACCGCATGGAGGCGATCGGCGTCGATTTCTGCCTCGATTGCCACGCCGACGCGGAGCTGCGCTGCAATTTCCTCGGCGGACCGCTGGAAATTCCGTCGAGGTCCGAGCGCCTCAAGGGCCTATTCAACCAATTCGAGCGCGCCTGGGCCGCGGCGTCGCCGGACTATGAGCTGGGCCATCCCTATCCCGGCGGCTCGCCGGAGAAGGCCGATCTCAGCATGGCCTGGAATTGGATCGCAGAGCGGTTCAACTGCCTTTCGATGTTGCTGGAGCAGCCCTTCAAGGATACCTCGTGGTGGCAGGATGCGGTGCAGGGCTGGTCGCCGGAACGCTCGACGCGGTTCGGCGCGACACTGCCAGCGGCCATTTACGGCGTGGTCCACTCATTGCGCTGA
- a CDS encoding GntR family transcriptional regulator, producing MRELGVVPIERDTVQRRVHAVLRDRLMSGAFEPGQVLKVAELAKAFGTSAMPVREALSRLVAERALESLPNRSARVPNLSPTRLRDLRNVRRAIEGMATALAVPRATADDLDTLGSILEAERDADAKDRIEASVQKNWQFHFTIYGLSGSAVLLPIIDSLWLQFGPYLRRAAMLFDNRTGEATAYHQKILAAMARGDATAARDGVEADIGRSFDLLLATAEPEPNAPVDISPAPIKAMPFGRA from the coding sequence ATGCGGGAACTCGGCGTCGTCCCCATCGAACGGGACACGGTGCAACGCCGGGTGCATGCAGTACTCCGCGACCGTCTGATGAGCGGCGCCTTCGAGCCCGGCCAGGTGCTGAAGGTCGCCGAGCTGGCGAAGGCCTTCGGCACCAGCGCCATGCCGGTGAGAGAGGCGCTCAGCCGCCTGGTCGCCGAGCGGGCCCTGGAATCCCTGCCCAACCGCTCGGCGCGGGTTCCCAACCTGTCGCCGACCCGGCTTCGCGATCTCCGCAATGTGCGCCGAGCGATCGAAGGCATGGCAACGGCGTTGGCCGTGCCGCGGGCGACGGCAGATGATCTCGACACGCTCGGCTCCATCCTCGAGGCCGAACGCGACGCCGATGCCAAGGACCGCATCGAAGCCAGCGTCCAGAAGAACTGGCAGTTCCACTTCACCATCTATGGCTTGTCGGGCTCTGCGGTGCTGCTGCCGATCATCGACAGCCTGTGGCTTCAGTTCGGGCCGTATCTCCGGCGCGCGGCCATGCTGTTCGACAACCGTACCGGCGAAGCCACCGCCTACCACCAGAAAATTCTGGCTGCCATGGCGCGCGGCGATGCGACAGCGGCACGCGACGGTGTCGAAGCCGACATCGGCCGTTCGTTCGACCTGCTTCTGGCGACGGCCGAACCGGAGCCAAACGCGCCCGTGGACATATCTCCAGCGCCAATCAAGGCGATGCCATTCGGGCGGGCGTGA